The genomic stretch AGTAGTTCACCATTTCATCAGCGAAATCCTAATTTTATAGTCAAATTATTAAATGTAGAAAGTCATATTGAAAATGATTTAAATGTCAAATGCCCATATGCTCATTGGACTCTAGATTCCAAGCTCTCGCAACTCTCAGATCCattttaaagcataaaacatttatctATATACATAATTTTATCTGATTAAACAGATTTGAGCACTAAAATTCACAATGTGACAAAACTGAAATAAAACGTACCTGTTTAAACTGAACCATAATGTCTTTGGAAAGTTCCATATCCTTGAACATTCCTTCTAGTTTACTAGTGAAAGCAGCAACACATTCTATTATataaacacagaaagagagattgtgaagtttatcgcacggggcctaaaccggtccccagtgcgttctaacgggggcgagcgggcgcgtgcatggaacgcgatgggcaccggatggggcccaaaacgcgactttatcgcacaagggaacgccgctgccgccgcggcgcattcccattgcgtcccaattctgttccagagggcgccatttctgggaactgtttcaaagcgtccccagaaatggcgccctctggaacagaattgggacgcaatgaGAACgcgcagcggcggcggcggcgttccctcgtgcgataaagtcgcgttttgggccccatccggtgcccatcgcgttccatgcacgcgcccgctcgctcctgttagaacgcactggggaccggtttaggccccgtgcgataaactccactgtGTTTAAAATGACTTTCAGGCACACAGAGTAACCAAATATTTCAGAAgccttaaaaaaataatcccttAGATCTAAGCATTCTGTGTAATTTAAAAACCCTGGCCATTGATTCAGAATAATAAATTTAAGGTTTTCAAAGAACATTATCTGCTTTTATAAAGGTTCAGATACAGAATTCAAGGAACAGTATTTGCAAATGCTTACCATGCTTAAGCTTAGATAGCATAGACTTTTCAGCATCTACTGATGCACTTTTTCCAACCAGAAGCCTTTTGGCCAAGTCTTTTTTATAAAATGCTTCAAATACATCTTTACCTATTGgaatcaaaacaaaacactacaagTGAAATGTGAGAATTGCGAATTCTAaaccacaaagaaagaaaaaattcacAGTTTGCTTACAATGTTAGATGTACAATGATTTCAAAACAGGAATTATGCAACTCTTTGATGTTATGAAGCAACTCCTGCCTAGCATTTCTTTATGTAGCCAAAGATTTCTTCCTGTTTGCAATACTCCAGATActgctctgaaacagagctttgatttcttttctttcataaaaGAAATCAAATTCTTTTCCAGAAATGGAAGATTCCTTATACCTTCTCAGCATTCTGCAAATCTCTCATTAGTGCCAATGAAAGTGATAATCTGTAATACATTTTGGCAATGTGccctattttaattatttattcaccATTTTTCATCCAGGTATTGAAGGGGGCTAACAAAAACCAAAGAACAGCTGATAAAAGCCCAATTAAAAGTAACAGAATTTAAAATACTTAATGTTTTCAAATGTGTAGATACTTAAAACAGAGTTTTCATGGTGATTCTAAAAGACAGCAAGGTCAGTGCTAGGCATATGTTAAACAACAACTTTATcagggccatgctggctggggatgactGTAATCTAATAACACTTGGTGAGAGTCAGGATGGTGTCAGTTGATCTTAGTCATTTCcttctcaaaaacaaatctgAAAGTATTAAGTCAGAATAAGGCtctgctctggtgctacaacaaactactgtacaattctcagaattccatagcactgagccatgacagttaaagtggtgtcaaaccagattatttatgcagtacagATGTGgttttaggggcttgacagaccggcGTTATATGCCAGTTTGGAAGTGTGGTGACTGTACACCAGCCGCTCCGACTCCTCCCCCACACTGCTCATCTGACCAGATGGCGGGAAGCGTTACGCCATGTCTTTGGCACAGTTTTTGCATGCGCTACACCGAAGCTGCAAAAAGCCGCTGCAGCAGTGGCTGTaatgccctttccatggcgcaaaaggGAGCCGCTTTTTCCAGCTTCTTCTTGTGCCACCGAAAGTCCAGATTCGGGCTGAGGCAAGTAGTTGATCCAGCGAGGAAacaggcagctgcaggccgctccaaaggggtaGTCTGTTGAACCCCTTAGTCTCTCTCTGCAAGCCCTTAGGACACACAAAACAAGAATGTGTACAGGCCACATAGATCAAGCATCTTTTGCCACCAGCACAGTGCATAAAAATCAATAGCAGAGAAAAGCAAAGCATACTTGCTTACCATGGATAAAtctaaatattatcattattttgtCAAGGATTCTTTCTAGTTCTTCATCGGTTGCCTCTTTATTGCCAGCTCTCAGCTTTGAATCCACatgccgggttatggcatccctagataGAAATAACATGAcacagctgtcccccagcatctaCTTCATTAAATCCCATTATTCCCAATGGTGTCCCACGGGGCTTGAGCACccgtggattttgatatctgcgGGGAGGTCTAGAATGCatcccctgcggataccaaggtcccactgtagctTTTTCTAAAATATGAGGCTTAACTGCTAGGCAGAAACTTATTTGCTCTCTACCCACTCTTCAGCAATTGTCTTCCTTTTTAATATGCACATGAAGTCTTCCTCACACTCATTTATGTCCAACCAAAGCTTTCTGTACAACCTGAAAACCAATTCTGGAGTTTCTCAGCTGGACATTTTAGTTTCACAGGGACACATGCTCTTCATAGTTTCCCTGATGAAAGGAGCTGATTTAGCAGAGTCAACCTCACAATCTCAACTTTGTCTTGAAAGCAGGGCCAAATTGTATATACAATGAAACCTTTGAGTCTTTATTGGTTACGGACATGTGTGTTATAGATCAGTAGGGAAACTGAAGATTATCACCTGAAGTAATCGAAGAAGTCTGTTATAACTTCTTATGGTTTTAAACTAATTATTCTGTTTTCAGTTTTATATGCTCAGCATTTCTTGGGCAATTTTGAGTTTGCTTTTATAAAGAGCTTTGCAATTGTCCCAATTGGCTATAACTGTGTCTTTTTcctagaaacttgccaaggaccATCAGCTGACAGCTCACTACCACTCTTAGTAGCACTGACTTAGCCTACtaattctccttcctttctttctgtctttctttctt from Sceloporus undulatus isolate JIND9_A2432 ecotype Alabama chromosome 3, SceUnd_v1.1, whole genome shotgun sequence encodes the following:
- the LOC121925839 gene encoding cullin-4A-like; its protein translation is MLFLSRDAITRHVDSKLRAGNKEATDEELERILDKIMIIFRFIHGKDVFEAFYKKDLAKRLLVGKSASVDAEKSMLSKLKHECVAAFTSKLEGMFKDMELSKDIMVQFKQDFADEMVNYYSVQHTHMYAPLTSSQECFQ